In the genome of Pseudomonas sp. P5_109, one region contains:
- a CDS encoding chemotaxis protein CheB, with protein MNSATGLPAIEAIVIGASAGGVEALLSILGPLREGFALPIIVVLHLPDERRSHLADVFSRRVALPVLEACDKTLVEAGTLYFAAPGYHLSVERDRSFSLSLEPRVHHSRPAIDYLFESAADAYGANLAAVLLTGANRDGARGLAQVKRHGGMTIVQDPQEAQVATMPQAALDLHQPDHILPVRGIGRLLVELERIAC; from the coding sequence ATGAACAGTGCAACGGGTCTGCCAGCGATCGAAGCGATTGTAATCGGTGCCTCCGCCGGTGGCGTCGAGGCGCTGCTGAGCATCCTCGGGCCGTTGCGCGAAGGCTTCGCGCTGCCAATCATTGTCGTGCTGCACTTGCCGGATGAGCGCCGCAGCCATCTGGCGGACGTGTTTTCCCGTCGGGTTGCCCTGCCAGTGCTGGAGGCGTGCGACAAGACCCTGGTGGAAGCCGGCACGCTGTATTTTGCTGCACCGGGCTATCACTTGTCGGTGGAGCGGGACCGCAGCTTTTCCCTGAGCCTGGAGCCTCGAGTGCATCATTCGCGACCCGCCATCGATTACCTGTTCGAATCGGCCGCCGATGCGTATGGCGCCAATCTGGCCGCGGTATTGCTCACCGGCGCCAACCGCGACGGCGCACGCGGGCTGGCCCAGGTCAAACGGCACGGTGGCATGACCATCGTCCAAGACCCGCAAGAGGCTCAGGTCGCCACCATGCCCCAGGCTGCACTGGACCTGCACCAGCCAGACCACATACTTCCCGTACGCGGCATCGGCCGTCTGCTTGTCGAGCTGGAACGAATCGCATGCTAA
- a CDS encoding protein-glutamate O-methyltransferase CheR encodes MERNFSVERNSEIELRLLIEAIYLKYSYDFRDYSGASIKRRVNHALSQFECSTISALQEKVLHDPTAFMQLLQLLTIPVSEMFRDPSHFLAIRKEVVPLLRTYPSIKIWIAGCSTGEEVYSMAILLREEGLLDRTIIYATDINPRSLEKAKQGIFSMENVRAYTANYQQAGGQCSFADYYTAAYGYAIFDKTLRENVTFADHSLATDSVFSETQLISCRNVLIYFNKKLQDRAFGLFHESLCHRGFLVLGSKETPDFSAFGDQFEPLVKQERIYRKS; translated from the coding sequence GTGGAGCGCAATTTTTCAGTGGAGCGAAACAGCGAAATCGAATTGCGGTTGTTGATCGAGGCGATCTACCTCAAGTACAGCTACGACTTTCGTGATTACTCCGGCGCATCGATCAAGCGCCGGGTCAACCATGCGTTGAGCCAGTTCGAGTGCAGCACCATCTCGGCGTTGCAGGAAAAGGTCCTGCACGACCCCACCGCGTTCATGCAACTGCTGCAATTGCTGACCATTCCGGTCAGCGAGATGTTCCGCGACCCCTCGCACTTCCTGGCCATCCGCAAGGAAGTGGTGCCGCTGCTGCGAACCTACCCTTCGATCAAGATCTGGATCGCCGGATGCAGCACCGGTGAAGAGGTCTATTCGATGGCCATTCTGCTGCGCGAGGAGGGCCTGCTCGACCGCACGATCATTTACGCCACCGACATCAATCCGCGTTCTCTGGAAAAAGCCAAGCAAGGGATTTTCTCGATGGAGAATGTCCGCGCCTACACTGCTAATTACCAGCAGGCCGGTGGCCAGTGTTCGTTTGCCGACTACTATACGGCGGCCTATGGTTACGCGATTTTCGACAAGACGCTGCGCGAGAACGTCACTTTCGCCGATCACAGCCTGGCGACGGATAGCGTGTTTTCAGAAACTCAATTAATTTCGTGTCGTAACGTATTGATTTACTTCAATAAAAAACTTCAGGATCGGGCGTTCGGATTGTTTCATGAGTCCCTCTGCCATCGCGGGTTCCTGGTGTTGGGCAGCAAGGAAACCCCGGATTTCTCAGCCTTCGGCGATCAGTTCGAGCCGCTGGTCAAACAAGAACGGATTTACCGAAAATCATGA
- a CDS encoding hybrid sensor histidine kinase/response regulator, whose amino-acid sequence MLSHIKAKLLIVDDLPENLLALEALIKREDRIVFKALSADEALSLLLQHEFAMAILDVQMPGMNGFELAELMRGTEKTRNIPIVFVSAAGREMNYAFKGYESGAVDFLHKPLDIHAVKSKVNVFVDLYRQSKAMKEQVLALEESRRDQETLLKQLQNTQLELEQAVRMRDDFMSIVAHEVRTPLNGLILETQLRKMHLARDNAAAFTLDKMHAMVDRDERQIKSLIRLIEDMLDVSRIRIGKLSIRPTRFDLSTLVRDVLHNFSQQIDAAETSVTLDAEQPVIGNWDEFRIEQVISNLLTNALRYGAKSPITVKVYSEGGQALVDVQDQGIGISEENQKRIFQQFERVSAKHAVAGLGLGLFISEQIVAAHGGTITVQSRIGEGALFRVCLPL is encoded by the coding sequence ATGCTAAGTCATATAAAGGCCAAACTGCTGATCGTCGACGATCTGCCGGAGAACCTGCTGGCGCTCGAAGCGCTGATCAAGCGTGAGGACCGGATCGTGTTCAAGGCGCTGTCCGCCGACGAAGCCTTGTCATTGCTGTTGCAACACGAATTCGCCATGGCCATCCTCGATGTGCAGATGCCGGGCATGAATGGCTTCGAACTGGCCGAATTGATGCGTGGCACGGAAAAAACCCGGAACATCCCTATCGTGTTCGTCAGTGCCGCCGGGCGTGAAATGAACTACGCGTTCAAGGGCTATGAAAGCGGCGCTGTGGACTTCCTGCACAAACCGCTGGACATCCACGCGGTCAAGAGCAAGGTCAATGTGTTCGTCGACCTGTATCGCCAGAGCAAGGCGATGAAGGAACAAGTGCTGGCCCTTGAGGAAAGTCGCCGCGATCAGGAAACCCTGCTCAAGCAACTGCAAAACACCCAGCTGGAACTGGAGCAGGCGGTGCGCATGCGCGATGACTTCATGTCCATCGTCGCCCACGAAGTGCGCACGCCGCTCAACGGCCTGATCCTTGAAACCCAGCTGCGCAAGATGCACCTGGCCCGGGATAACGCCGCGGCTTTCACCCTGGACAAGATGCACGCCATGGTCGACCGCGACGAGCGGCAGATCAAAAGCCTCATCCGCTTGATCGAAGACATGCTCGATGTCTCGCGCATTCGCATTGGAAAGTTGTCGATCCGGCCGACGAGGTTCGATCTTTCGACGCTGGTTCGCGATGTGCTGCACAACTTTTCCCAGCAGATCGACGCCGCCGAGACATCGGTCACCCTCGATGCCGAACAACCGGTGATCGGAAATTGGGACGAGTTTCGTATTGAACAGGTCATTTCCAACCTCCTGACCAACGCCTTGCGCTACGGGGCCAAGAGCCCGATCACGGTGAAGGTATACAGTGAAGGCGGCCAGGCGCTGGTGGACGTGCAGGACCAGGGGATCGGCATTAGCGAAGAAAACCAGAAACGCATATTCCAGCAATTCGAACGCGTATCGGCCAAGCACGCCGTCGCCGGACTGGGCCTGGGTTTGTTTATTTCAGAACAAATTGTTGCCGCTCATGGCGGTACTATTACGGTCCAGAGCAGGATTGGCGAAGGCGCCTTGTTTCGCGTTTGTCTGCCGCTGTAG
- a CDS encoding response regulator yields the protein MTVMQATPEHAIILAPRGRDSQLALMMLNEAGVHGVISRDLPGLCAELELGAGLLLISSEALLGGDLEPLIRLIEQQPAWSDLPIVLMTHHGGPQQNPASRFGPQLGNVTFLERPFHPVTLISLVTTALRGRRRQYEARDRLIDLSQSELRLQNTLETLEQQVEERTAQLRHNEEALRQSQKMEAVGQLTGGIAHDFNNMLTGIIGSLELLRRRLARGRTEDLDSLIDLGVTSANRAAGLTHRLLAFSRRQSLDSKPVEMNTLVISMGELLQRSINESIHLDMQLDEQLWVAKADPNQLESALLNLVINARDAMPNGGRLVVSTSNQCLDEDFTQAQGNLDAGDYVVLSVTDTGCGMPQSIINRVFDPFFTTKPIGQGTGLGLSMIYGFSKQSGGHVAIHSVVGEGTTVSLFLPRFGGDLPQEHPINVEYPPFANNGETVLIVEDDPAVRVLVSTVLSELGYTFVEACDGDSAVPILDSAQRIDLLISDVGLPGMNGRQLAEIGRQLRPDLRVLFITGYAEHAAVRGGFLDPGMQMITKPFTFDLLTAKVREMLSA from the coding sequence GTGACGGTCATGCAAGCGACGCCCGAACACGCAATCATCCTTGCACCACGAGGGCGCGACAGCCAGTTAGCCCTGATGATGCTCAACGAGGCCGGGGTTCACGGGGTGATCAGTCGCGACCTGCCAGGGTTGTGCGCCGAACTGGAACTGGGAGCCGGCCTGCTGCTGATCTCCTCCGAGGCACTGCTCGGTGGTGATCTGGAACCGCTGATCCGCTTGATCGAACAGCAGCCCGCATGGTCGGACCTGCCGATCGTATTGATGACGCACCATGGCGGCCCACAACAGAACCCGGCATCACGCTTCGGCCCGCAATTGGGCAACGTGACCTTCCTCGAACGTCCTTTTCACCCGGTCACGCTGATCAGCCTGGTCACCACGGCCCTGCGCGGGCGTCGACGGCAGTACGAAGCCAGGGATCGGCTGATTGACCTGAGCCAGAGCGAACTGCGCCTGCAAAACACCCTTGAAACCCTTGAACAGCAAGTGGAAGAGCGCACTGCGCAACTTCGCCACAACGAAGAAGCGTTGCGCCAGTCGCAGAAAATGGAAGCCGTCGGCCAGCTCACCGGCGGTATCGCCCACGACTTCAACAACATGCTGACCGGCATCATCGGCAGCCTCGAGTTGTTGCGTCGACGCCTGGCCCGGGGGCGAACCGAAGACCTCGACAGCCTGATCGATCTAGGGGTGACTTCAGCCAACCGTGCGGCGGGCCTGACTCACCGGCTACTGGCTTTTTCCCGGCGGCAGTCGCTGGATTCGAAACCCGTGGAGATGAACACCCTGGTGATTTCCATGGGCGAACTGCTGCAACGCAGCATCAACGAAAGCATTCACCTGGACATGCAACTCGATGAGCAACTGTGGGTGGCCAAAGCCGATCCCAATCAACTGGAAAGCGCCCTGCTCAACCTGGTGATCAATGCTCGCGATGCCATGCCCAATGGCGGCAGACTGGTGGTCTCCACCTCGAACCAATGCCTCGACGAGGATTTCACTCAAGCACAAGGCAATCTCGATGCAGGGGATTACGTGGTGCTCAGCGTGACCGATACCGGCTGCGGTATGCCGCAAAGCATCATCAACCGCGTCTTTGATCCGTTCTTCACCACCAAGCCCATCGGCCAAGGCACCGGGCTGGGTTTATCCATGATCTATGGCTTCAGCAAGCAGTCGGGAGGTCACGTCGCCATCCACAGCGTCGTGGGCGAAGGCACCACGGTGAGCCTGTTTCTGCCGCGCTTTGGGGGTGACCTGCCCCAGGAGCATCCGATCAACGTCGAATACCCGCCCTTTGCCAATAATGGCGAGACGGTGCTGATAGTCGAGGACGATCCGGCGGTGCGGGTGCTGGTCAGCACGGTGTTGAGCGAGCTGGGTTATACCTTCGTCGAGGCCTGTGATGGCGATAGCGCGGTACCGATCCTCGATTCCGCCCAGCGCATCGACCTGCTGATCAGCGATGTCGGCCTGCCCGGCATGAATGGCCGGCAACTGGCGGAAATCGGCCGGCAACTGCGGCCCGATCTCCGGGTGCTGTTCATCACCGGCTACGCCGAGCATGCCGCGGTGCGCGGCGGGTTCCTCGATCCGGGCATGCAGATGATCACCAAGCCATTTACCTTCGACCTGTTGACGGCGAAGGTCAGGGAGATGCTCAGCGCCTGA
- a CDS encoding response regulator: MSEDAQDVVLVVEDDPSILMVLSAYLSGEGYRVLQAENGEQAFEILASKPHLDMMITDFRLPGGISGVQIAEPAVKLRPELKVIFISGYAQEIRDTDSPITRKAPILDKPFDLDKLQELMQDMLS; the protein is encoded by the coding sequence ATGAGCGAAGATGCACAAGATGTAGTACTCGTCGTCGAGGACGACCCCTCGATTCTGATGGTGCTGTCCGCTTATCTGTCGGGCGAGGGTTACCGCGTATTGCAGGCCGAAAACGGCGAACAGGCTTTTGAGATCCTGGCGAGCAAACCACACCTGGACATGATGATCACCGACTTCCGCTTGCCTGGCGGCATCTCCGGCGTGCAGATCGCCGAGCCCGCCGTGAAACTGCGACCGGAACTCAAGGTGATTTTCATCAGCGGCTATGCCCAGGAAATCCGTGACACCGACAGCCCGATCACCCGCAAGGCGCCGATCCTGGACAAACCGTTCGATCTGGACAAATTGCAGGAGCTGATGCAGGACATGCTTTCGTAA
- a CDS encoding tetratricopeptide repeat protein, translating to MPKSRRNLLISLSILFAIGLAWYSLRDTTPAVPEAIKHGYSEALAAARAGQPGAARVLYQQLGRPDLSPKRRVWLHAELPNYPSSVALKLADSDLQNESPEVRIAAIKSISALVPNGQRSLLLGPLLDDSEQSVRLAAINALLGLSPDDLGLYFGPLEQAIDAWEQVLKSEPQSADNQYQLARLHLHNAELKEAQQALDNTLRLAPDNLPALVLQIEVLDKQGQNDAARQLLAKQLQAQPDSAYLQHALGLWLLHHEQSEFALLGLSKAVELEPNNRDYRYDLATTLHGEQELEAAQNQLQEIVQRHPNDRKARVLLINYWKESGQLQNVQILSAQLEQMNPDDPALQQGL from the coding sequence ATGCCCAAGTCCCGCCGCAACCTGCTCATCAGTCTCTCTATCCTGTTCGCCATCGGACTTGCGTGGTATTCCCTGCGCGATACCACCCCGGCGGTGCCCGAAGCCATCAAGCATGGTTACAGCGAAGCGCTGGCTGCTGCCCGGGCCGGTCAACCGGGGGCCGCGCGGGTGCTCTATCAGCAATTGGGTCGCCCGGACCTGTCGCCCAAGCGGCGCGTCTGGCTGCATGCCGAACTGCCGAATTATCCAAGCTCGGTGGCCCTGAAACTGGCGGACTCCGACTTGCAGAACGAGTCGCCCGAAGTGCGTATCGCCGCGATCAAGAGCATCAGCGCCCTGGTGCCGAACGGCCAGCGCAGTCTGTTGCTGGGGCCATTGCTCGATGACAGCGAACAAAGCGTTCGACTGGCCGCAATCAATGCGCTGCTGGGCTTGTCCCCGGACGACCTGGGGTTGTATTTCGGGCCGCTGGAGCAAGCCATCGACGCCTGGGAACAAGTGCTCAAGAGCGAGCCGCAAAGCGCCGACAATCAGTACCAACTGGCCCGACTGCACCTGCACAACGCCGAGCTCAAGGAAGCGCAACAGGCCCTGGACAACACCCTGCGCCTGGCGCCGGACAACCTGCCGGCGCTGGTGCTGCAAATCGAAGTGCTGGATAAACAGGGCCAAAACGACGCCGCCCGGCAGCTGTTGGCCAAACAACTCCAGGCGCAACCCGACTCGGCCTATCTGCAACATGCCCTGGGGCTCTGGCTGCTGCATCACGAGCAAAGCGAGTTCGCCCTGCTCGGCCTGTCCAAGGCCGTTGAACTTGAGCCGAACAACCGCGATTACCGCTACGACCTGGCGACCACGTTGCACGGTGAGCAGGAGCTCGAAGCGGCGCAGAATCAGTTGCAGGAAATCGTTCAGCGCCATCCGAACGATCGCAAGGCCCGGGTGCTGCTGATCAATTACTGGAAGGAAAGCGGGCAGCTGCAAAACGTGCAGATCCTCTCGGCCCAGCTCGAACAAATGAACCCCGATGATCCGGCGCTGCAACAGGGGCTCTGA
- a CDS encoding response regulator codes for MTSVSTVDEQRFRKLLSRNISLPLGLGVISAVFFVSLITYLLSTIQWVEHTDRVINNANEAVKLTVDLETGMRGFLLSGDEHFLDPYETAKPRVAVALNTLLELTADNPVQTDRLLRLQALQLEWTSYAQSMIDLQRSSGDYRSAVKAGRGKRLTDEIRKQFEEVIDTEQQLRASRNDEVRRTTVMSISLYLLLIAGVSGLLAYVGRRDLLNLSQNYSVNLAAQQASAHRLQQQAWLRNGQTELAEQVLGQLSLNLLGRNILQFCAQYLGTAVAAIYVREDHGGLKRIATYGFSREQEEREQQIYSDEGIVGQVAQQARLIRLDEVPGDYFKVSSGLGDGLPRSVLVVPTSDDDRVNGVIELGFLRPLMDRDIELLELIAGNIGTSIEAARYRQRLQDVLAETQQLNEELQVQQEELKTANEELEEQSRVLKESQAHLETQQVELEQTNEQLAEQALALAEQRDAMDLKNTELNQAQIQLEDRAEELQRSSKYKSEFLANMSHELRTPLNSSLILAKLLAENPEGNLSAEQVKFADSIYCAGNDLLNLINDILDISKVEAGKLEIRPENTSVTRLVEGLRGMFQPLATDKQLDFQLDVRDGAPLMLFTDRQRLEQVLKNLLSNAVKFTESGIVSLSVATAPNDGIAFSIHDSGIGIERDQHESIFEAFRQADGTTNRRYGGTGLGLSISRDLAALLGGSISVTSTPGQGSAFTLVLPQQYVEPGDVPVEPMRAAPVAAAPSVLPPTLSPLIADVDIPRFDDDRNKGPFTGRCILVVEDESNFAHILYDLAHELGYQCLVAHGADEGYDLAKAFIPDAILLDMRLPDHSGLTVLQRLKEHAETRHIPVHVISVEDRVEAAMHMGAIGYAVKPTTREELKDVFARLEAKLTQKVKRVLLVEDDDLQRDSIARLIGDDDIEITAVGLAQEALDLLRTSVFDCMIIDLKLPDMLGNDLLKRMSTEDICSFPPVIVYTGRNLTRDEEAELRKYSRSIIIKGARSPERLLDEVTLFLHKVESRLSHERQKMLKVARSRDKVFEGRKVLLVDDDVRNIFALTSALEQKGAVVVIGRNGREAIERLNEVEDIDLVLMDVMMPEMDGYEATVEIRKDPRWRKLPIIAVTAKAMKDDQERCLQAGANDYLAKPIDLDRLFSLIRVWLPKMERI; via the coding sequence ATGACCTCTGTGTCCACGGTTGATGAGCAACGATTTCGTAAACTCCTGAGCCGCAACATCAGCCTGCCGTTGGGTCTGGGCGTCATCAGTGCCGTGTTCTTCGTGTCGCTGATCACCTATCTGCTGTCGACGATCCAGTGGGTGGAACACACCGACCGGGTGATCAATAACGCCAATGAAGCGGTCAAGCTGACCGTGGACCTGGAAACCGGGATGCGCGGTTTCCTGCTCAGTGGCGACGAACATTTCCTCGATCCCTACGAAACCGCCAAGCCGCGAGTTGCCGTGGCACTCAATACCTTGCTCGAGTTGACCGCCGATAACCCGGTGCAAACCGACCGCTTGCTGCGGTTGCAGGCATTGCAGTTGGAGTGGACCAGCTATGCGCAGTCGATGATCGATTTGCAGCGCAGCAGCGGTGACTATCGCTCCGCGGTCAAGGCCGGGCGTGGCAAACGCCTGACCGATGAAATTCGCAAGCAGTTCGAGGAAGTGATCGACACCGAACAGCAACTACGCGCATCGCGCAATGATGAGGTGCGACGCACCACGGTCATGAGCATCAGCCTCTATCTGTTGCTCATCGCCGGCGTCAGCGGCTTGCTGGCGTATGTCGGGCGCCGCGATTTGCTCAATCTTTCGCAAAACTACAGCGTCAATCTCGCGGCCCAACAAGCCAGCGCCCATCGCCTGCAGCAACAGGCCTGGCTGCGCAACGGTCAGACCGAGCTCGCTGAGCAGGTACTGGGGCAGTTGAGCTTGAACCTGCTGGGACGCAACATCCTGCAATTCTGCGCGCAGTACCTCGGCACGGCCGTAGCGGCTATTTATGTGCGCGAAGATCACGGCGGCCTCAAGCGCATCGCCACCTACGGGTTTTCTCGTGAGCAAGAAGAGCGTGAACAGCAGATTTACAGCGACGAAGGCATTGTCGGCCAGGTAGCGCAGCAGGCACGACTGATTCGCCTGGACGAGGTTCCGGGGGATTATTTCAAGGTCAGCTCCGGCCTCGGTGACGGTTTGCCGCGCAGTGTGCTGGTGGTGCCGACCAGCGACGACGACCGGGTCAATGGCGTGATCGAGTTGGGCTTTCTGCGTCCACTGATGGACCGTGACATTGAATTGCTGGAACTGATTGCCGGCAACATCGGCACCTCGATCGAAGCTGCACGCTATCGCCAGCGTTTGCAGGATGTGTTGGCCGAAACCCAGCAACTCAATGAAGAATTGCAGGTACAGCAGGAAGAGCTCAAGACCGCCAACGAAGAGCTCGAAGAACAGTCGCGGGTTCTCAAGGAGTCTCAGGCGCACCTGGAGACCCAGCAGGTGGAACTGGAGCAGACCAACGAACAACTCGCCGAGCAGGCCTTGGCCCTGGCCGAACAACGCGACGCCATGGACCTGAAAAACACCGAGCTCAATCAGGCCCAGATCCAGCTTGAGGATCGCGCAGAAGAATTGCAGCGTTCGAGCAAGTACAAGTCGGAATTCCTCGCCAACATGTCCCACGAACTGCGCACGCCGCTGAACAGTTCGTTGATTCTGGCCAAGCTGCTGGCGGAAAACCCGGAGGGAAACCTCAGCGCCGAGCAGGTCAAGTTCGCCGATTCGATCTATTGCGCCGGCAATGACTTGCTCAACCTGATCAACGACATTCTGGACATTTCCAAGGTTGAGGCCGGCAAGCTGGAAATCCGTCCGGAGAACACCAGCGTCACGCGTCTGGTGGAGGGGCTGCGCGGAATGTTCCAGCCCCTGGCCACGGACAAACAGCTGGATTTCCAGCTCGATGTGCGGGACGGCGCGCCGCTGATGCTATTCACCGACCGCCAGCGCCTGGAGCAAGTGCTGAAGAACCTGCTGTCCAACGCCGTGAAATTCACTGAAAGCGGTATTGTCAGCCTGTCCGTCGCCACGGCGCCGAACGACGGCATTGCGTTCAGCATCCATGATTCCGGGATTGGCATAGAGCGGGATCAGCACGAAAGCATCTTTGAAGCGTTCCGGCAGGCCGATGGCACCACCAATCGGCGTTATGGCGGCACCGGGCTGGGTTTGTCGATTTCCCGTGATCTGGCCGCCTTGCTTGGCGGCTCCATCAGCGTGACCAGCACGCCGGGGCAGGGCAGTGCGTTCACCCTGGTGCTGCCTCAGCAGTACGTGGAACCGGGCGATGTGCCTGTCGAACCGATGCGCGCGGCTCCCGTGGCGGCTGCACCAAGTGTATTGCCACCCACGTTGTCGCCACTGATCGCCGACGTCGATATTCCGCGGTTTGACGACGATCGCAACAAGGGTCCGTTTACCGGCCGCTGCATTCTGGTGGTGGAGGATGAGTCGAACTTTGCGCACATCCTCTACGACCTTGCGCATGAACTGGGTTATCAGTGCCTGGTGGCCCACGGCGCCGATGAAGGTTATGACCTGGCCAAGGCGTTCATCCCCGATGCGATCCTGCTGGACATGCGCCTCCCGGATCATTCCGGCCTGACCGTGCTGCAGCGCCTGAAGGAACACGCCGAAACCCGGCACATCCCGGTGCACGTGATTTCCGTCGAAGACCGGGTCGAAGCGGCGATGCACATGGGTGCCATCGGCTATGCGGTCAAACCGACCACCCGCGAGGAACTCAAGGACGTGTTTGCGCGCCTTGAAGCCAAGCTGACCCAGAAGGTCAAGCGCGTGCTGCTGGTCGAGGACGACGACTTGCAGCGCGACAGCATTGCCCGCCTGATCGGCGACGATGACATAGAGATCACTGCCGTTGGCCTGGCTCAGGAGGCGCTGGACCTGCTGCGCACGTCCGTTTTCGATTGCATGATCATCGACCTCAAATTGCCGGACATGCTCGGCAACGATTTGCTCAAGCGCATGTCCACCGAAGACATCTGCTCCTTTCCGCCGGTCATCGTCTATACCGGGCGCAACCTGACCCGGGATGAAGAGGCCGAACTGCGCAAGTATTCGCGCTCGATCATCATCAAGGGCGCACGCTCGCCGGAGCGGCTGCTGGACGAGGTGACACTTTTTCTGCACAAAGTCGAATCGCGGTTGTCCCATGAACGGCAGAAGATGCTCAAGGTCGCCCGCAGCCGCGACAAGGTCTTCGAGGGCCGCAAGGTGCTGCTGGTGGATGACGATGTACGCAACATTTTCGCCCTCACCAGCGCGCTGGAGCAAAAGGGCGCAGTCGTGGTCATTGGCCGCAACGGTCGCGAAGCGATTGAACGATTGAATGAGGTGGAAGACATCGATCTGGTGTTGATGGACGTGATGATGCCGGAGATGGATGGTTATGAAGCCACCGTTGAAATCCGCAAGGACCCGCGCTGGCGCAAGCTGCCGATCATTGCGGTGACGGCCAAGGCCATGAAGGACGATCAGGAGCGCTGCCTGCAGGCCGGCGCCAATGACTACCTGGCCAAGCCCATTGACCTGGATCGCCTGTTTTCACTGATTCGTGTGTGGTTACCGAAGATGGAACGTATCTAG
- a CDS encoding ATPase domain-containing protein, which translates to MSLFNELNFTKAATGIEGLDDILNGGLSRGHVFLLEGEPGTGKTTVALHFLLAGAQAGERSLYITLSETERELRQGALSHGWEMDDNVHIFELTPPESLLNAEQQQSLLYSSDLELGEATRQIFEVVERVKPTRVVLDSLSEIRLLAQSSLRYRRQILAIKHYFVRYDATVLLLDDLTTESLDKTVHSVAHGVIRLEELTPNYGAERRRIRVVKYRGQKYRGGFHDFTIMADGVHVFPRLVAAEHRGQYLRQQLTSGIREMDSLLGGGIETGSSTLILGPAGTGKSLISMVFAAAAVARGEKAALFIFDEEMGLLFERMKNIGIDLQALQDSGNLLIEQVDAAELSPGEFSHRVRRCVDEGNIKTVVIDSINGYQAAMPEENALVLHMHELLLYLNRQGAATFMTVAQHGLVGDMQAPVDITYLADTVILLRYFEALGKVRRAISIIKKRTGSHESTIREYRISAQGMTIGEPLEAFQGVLRGVPTYLGASKPLLADEIR; encoded by the coding sequence TTGTCTCTATTCAACGAATTGAACTTTACCAAGGCAGCCACCGGTATCGAAGGTCTTGACGATATCCTCAATGGCGGACTGTCTCGCGGTCATGTGTTTTTGCTGGAAGGCGAACCTGGCACCGGCAAGACCACCGTGGCGTTGCATTTCCTGTTGGCAGGTGCGCAAGCCGGTGAACGTTCGTTGTACATCACGCTGTCCGAAACCGAACGCGAGCTGCGCCAGGGCGCCTTGTCCCATGGCTGGGAGATGGATGACAACGTCCATATCTTCGAGCTGACGCCCCCGGAAAGCCTGCTCAATGCCGAACAGCAGCAGTCGCTGCTCTATTCCTCCGACCTTGAATTGGGCGAAGCCACCCGCCAGATCTTCGAAGTGGTCGAACGGGTCAAACCGACCCGGGTTGTGCTGGACAGCCTTTCCGAGATTCGCCTGCTGGCGCAAAGCTCGCTGCGCTATCGCCGGCAGATCCTGGCGATCAAACACTATTTCGTGCGGTACGACGCCACGGTGCTGCTGCTCGATGACCTGACCACCGAGTCCCTGGACAAAACCGTGCACAGCGTCGCCCACGGCGTGATTCGCCTGGAAGAGTTGACGCCAAACTATGGCGCCGAACGACGTCGCATCCGCGTGGTGAAGTACCGCGGCCAGAAATACCGGGGCGGCTTTCATGACTTCACCATCATGGCCGACGGCGTACATGTCTTCCCGCGCCTGGTGGCCGCCGAACATCGCGGTCAATACCTGCGCCAGCAATTGACCAGCGGCATCCGCGAAATGGATTCGCTGCTGGGCGGCGGGATCGAAACCGGTTCCAGCACCTTGATTCTCGGTCCGGCCGGTACCGGCAAATCGCTGATCTCCATGGTGTTCGCCGCCGCGGCCGTGGCCCGGGGTGAAAAAGCCGCGTTGTTCATTTTCGATGAAGAGATGGGGTTGCTGTTCGAGCGCATGAAGAACATCGGCATCGATTTGCAGGCCCTGCAAGACAGCGGCAATTTGCTGATCGAACAAGTGGACGCGGCGGAACTCTCTCCCGGCGAGTTCTCCCACCGGGTCCGGCGCTGTGTCGACGAAGGCAATATCAAAACCGTGGTGATCGACAGCATCAATGGCTATCAGGCGGCAATGCCGGAAGAGAACGCCCTGGTGCTGCACATGCACGAGTTGCTGCTGTACCTCAATCGCCAGGGCGCCGCGACCTTCATGACGGTTGCCCAGCATGGCCTGGTCGGTGACATGCAGGCCCCGGTCGACATCACTTACCTGGCCGATACGGTCATTCTGCTGCGTTATTTCGAAGCACTGGGCAAGGTGCGCCGGGCGATTTCGATCATCAAGAAACGTACCGGCAGCCATGAATCGACCATCCGGGAATACCGCATCAGCGCCCAGGGCATGACCATCGGTGAACCGCTGGAAGCCTTCCAGGGCGTGTTGCGTGGCGTCCCCACCTATCTTGGGGCCAGCAAACCGTTGCTCGCGGACGAGATCCGGTGA